From the genome of Thermocrinis jamiesonii, one region includes:
- the trpB gene encoding tryptophan synthase subunit beta — translation MKHGYFGTFGGRFVPETLMYALEQLEEEYERIKKDKSFWEELYAYLRNFAGRPTPLYFAKNLTEYAGGAKIYLKREDLLHTGAHKINNTLGQALLAKRMGKKRIIAETGAGQHGVATATACALFGLECVVYMGEEDAQRQRLNVFRMKLLGAEVKVVKSGSRTLKDAINEALRDWVSNVETTHYIIGSVVGPHPFPTIVRDFQKVIGEEVKKQLWELEGKLPKAVVACVGGGSNAMGIFYPFVEEEGVRLVGVEAGGLGIETGKHAASINGGTVGILHGMKSYFLQDEEGQIRTTHSISAGLDYPGVGPEHAYLFESGRAEYVYATDEEALEGFKLLSRLEGIIPALEPAHAVLKTIEIAKQLSKEDVVVLNLSGRGDKDMETVMKHLGEA, via the coding sequence ATGAAACACGGATATTTTGGCACCTTTGGTGGTAGGTTTGTTCCAGAAACCTTAATGTATGCGCTGGAGCAGTTGGAAGAAGAATACGAAAGGATAAAGAAAGATAAAAGCTTTTGGGAAGAGCTTTACGCATACTTAAGAAACTTTGCAGGTAGGCCCACACCTTTGTATTTTGCCAAGAACCTAACTGAGTATGCTGGAGGAGCAAAAATCTACCTAAAAAGAGAGGACCTTTTGCACACGGGTGCCCACAAGATAAACAACACCCTTGGACAAGCTCTTTTGGCAAAGAGAATGGGTAAAAAAAGAATCATCGCAGAAACAGGTGCAGGACAGCACGGTGTCGCTACCGCTACCGCTTGTGCGCTTTTTGGTCTTGAGTGTGTGGTTTATATGGGCGAAGAGGATGCCCAAAGGCAAAGGTTAAATGTCTTTAGGATGAAACTTTTAGGGGCAGAGGTTAAGGTGGTAAAAAGTGGAAGCAGAACTCTAAAAGATGCCATAAACGAAGCCCTCAGGGATTGGGTTTCTAATGTGGAAACTACCCATTACATAATAGGTTCTGTCGTAGGTCCCCATCCCTTCCCAACCATCGTCAGAGACTTTCAGAAAGTTATAGGAGAGGAGGTAAAAAAACAGCTGTGGGAGCTTGAAGGAAAACTACCTAAGGCTGTTGTCGCTTGCGTGGGAGGAGGTTCCAACGCCATGGGGATCTTTTATCCTTTTGTGGAAGAAGAGGGGGTAAGGCTTGTGGGAGTAGAAGCTGGAGGGCTTGGCATAGAAACTGGTAAGCACGCCGCATCAATAAATGGTGGGACTGTCGGCATTCTCCACGGTATGAAGTCTTACTTTTTGCAGGACGAAGAGGGACAAATAAGAACCACCCACTCCATATCCGCCGGTCTTGACTATCCGGGAGTAGGACCAGAGCATGCCTACCTTTTTGAAAGTGGAAGGGCAGAGTATGTTTATGCAACCGATGAAGAAGCTTTGGAAGGTTTTAAACTGCTTTCAAGACTTGAGGGTATTATCCCAGCCTTAGAGCCAGCCCACGCAGTGCTGAAGACAATAGAAATAGCCAAACAGCTCAGCAAAGAGGATGTGGTAGTTCTAAACCTTTCGGGTAGAGGCGACAAAGATATGGAAACGGTTATGAAACACTTAGGTGAAGCGTAA
- a CDS encoding ComEC/Rec2 family competence protein, giving the protein MKRKIFPFVFFLLSIVLSIERSLDPFLFEEDLGKGFVVLRIEGEHRLEENKLIAKAKVLGGDFPEIYNKGALLTVYDALDLPSRYIKTYAKVKVSEGRVYITSSYANLSFADIKPSLRDRMISRVEGKIEDPEVKNLVLTYFLGEDQELLPLKVQSAFLITGLVHLLVVSGGHLTALALMLRYLAPYRYGLLLSFVGISLYSLFLVPSEPPILRAYIMSVFVIFLLAYGERPNLLGTLFVSGAIILFLYPEYVRSYSFWLSFCATLYIILSLKDAPKKNVIFLSFWVSFFAFLGTMPIVSLLSFSAPFSIILTPLLTPLFGLFTLCGFLDMMTLFSLPSFHLELLGQLIVKSVLFFSHFAPKVFFNFSLWEAVLSLVLGSVGLYLLKGWKKLLVSVVFIPFLF; this is encoded by the coding sequence GTGAAGCGTAAAATTTTTCCTTTTGTATTTTTTCTTCTTTCTATTGTTCTTTCCATAGAAAGATCGCTGGATCCCTTTCTTTTTGAAGAGGACTTAGGAAAAGGTTTTGTAGTCCTTCGTATAGAGGGAGAGCATCGTTTGGAAGAGAACAAGCTCATTGCCAAAGCAAAAGTTTTGGGTGGAGATTTTCCAGAAATATACAACAAAGGGGCTTTATTGACAGTTTATGATGCCTTGGACTTACCCTCCAGATACATAAAGACCTATGCAAAGGTTAAGGTATCGGAGGGAAGAGTTTATATAACTTCAAGCTATGCCAACCTTTCCTTTGCAGACATAAAGCCAAGCCTAAGGGATCGTATGATAAGTAGGGTAGAGGGTAAAATTGAGGACCCGGAGGTTAAAAATCTTGTGCTAACCTACTTTTTGGGTGAGGATCAAGAACTTCTACCTTTAAAAGTTCAGTCTGCTTTTTTGATCACGGGACTTGTCCATCTTTTGGTAGTATCCGGCGGACATCTAACTGCCCTTGCCCTAATGCTAAGATATCTGGCTCCTTATAGGTATGGACTGCTTCTGTCCTTTGTTGGTATAAGTCTTTACAGTCTTTTTTTGGTTCCCTCTGAACCACCAATTCTTAGGGCATACATTATGTCTGTCTTTGTCATCTTTTTGCTTGCTTACGGAGAAAGGCCAAACCTTCTTGGCACACTTTTTGTTTCCGGAGCCATCATACTCTTTTTGTATCCAGAATACGTGCGCTCTTACTCTTTTTGGCTTTCTTTCTGTGCGACGCTTTATATCATCCTCTCCTTAAAAGACGCACCAAAGAAAAACGTCATCTTTTTGTCCTTTTGGGTTTCCTTCTTTGCCTTTTTGGGCACCATGCCCATAGTCTCTCTCCTTTCCTTTTCTGCACCTTTTAGCATTATCCTCACTCCTTTGCTAACCCCTCTGTTTGGCCTTTTTACACTTTGTGGCTTTTTGGACATGATGACCCTTTTTTCCTTGCCGTCTTTTCACCTTGAGCTTTTGGGACAGCTTATCGTCAAGTCTGTGCTCTTCTTTTCGCACTTTGCCCCAAAGGTTTTTTTCAACTTTTCCCTGTGGGAAGCGGTGCTGAGCCTTGTGTTGGGATCGGTTGGGCTTTATCTGCTAAAGGGTTGGAAAAAGCTCCTCGTCAGCGTAGTATTCATCCCCTTCTTGTTTTAG